From Rhodoferax sp. AJA081-3, the proteins below share one genomic window:
- a CDS encoding serine hydrolase produces MIPTDKQLPLGSAKDLGFCPQRVRHLVETLQAEVAKARLPGAVALIARHGQVLLHQNVGQQDPAHGVPMELDSIFRIYSMTKPIVSVAAMQLMERGLLLLSDPVAKYLPEFADIQVSTVVNGQAQQKRPKTEPTVQDLLRHTAGLTYEILGSEPIQRQYAQARLASRTRSNREFSKALAALPLMFEPGTVWEYSRATDLLGALVEVVSGQTLGAFLHDNILGPLGMVDTSFVVPPDKYHRIAEPFAIDPDGGIAPRLIDLRQNAAMEAGGAGLASTSADYARFLQCLLNGGELDGKRILSTATVRYMTADHLGNIGVHRAGRSGELLPPGHGFGLGFAVRLEEGVAAQAGSKGLYFWGGIAGTTFFVDPAKDFFALMMLQAPNQRDYYRPLFRNLVYAALLE; encoded by the coding sequence TTGATACCAACGGATAAACAACTGCCGCTGGGATCGGCCAAAGACCTGGGTTTTTGCCCGCAACGTGTGCGCCATCTGGTCGAGACCCTGCAGGCCGAGGTGGCCAAGGCCCGCCTGCCCGGCGCGGTGGCCCTGATCGCCCGACACGGCCAGGTGCTGCTGCACCAAAACGTGGGCCAGCAAGACCCGGCCCACGGCGTGCCGATGGAGCTGGATTCCATCTTCCGTATCTACTCCATGACCAAGCCCATCGTCTCGGTGGCGGCGATGCAGTTGATGGAGCGCGGGCTATTGTTGTTGAGCGACCCCGTGGCCAAATACCTGCCGGAGTTTGCCGACATCCAGGTCAGCACCGTGGTGAACGGCCAGGCCCAGCAGAAGCGCCCCAAGACGGAGCCCACCGTGCAAGACTTGCTGCGCCACACGGCCGGGCTGACCTATGAGATTCTGGGCAGTGAGCCCATACAACGCCAATACGCCCAGGCACGACTGGCATCACGCACACGCAGCAACCGTGAATTTTCCAAAGCCCTGGCGGCGCTGCCGCTGATGTTTGAACCCGGCACAGTGTGGGAATACAGCCGTGCTACCGACCTGCTGGGCGCGCTGGTGGAGGTGGTCAGCGGCCAGACGCTGGGCGCTTTTCTGCACGACAACATCCTGGGCCCGCTGGGCATGGTGGACACATCTTTTGTGGTGCCGCCGGACAAGTACCACCGCATCGCCGAACCCTTTGCCATAGACCCCGACGGCGGCATCGCTCCGCGCCTGATCGACCTGCGCCAGAACGCCGCCATGGAGGCCGGTGGCGCCGGCCTGGCATCCACGTCCGCCGACTACGCGCGGTTTTTGCAATGTCTGCTCAACGGCGGGGAACTGGACGGCAAGCGTATCCTCAGCACCGCCACCGTGCGGTATATGACGGCCGACCATTTGGGAAACATTGGTGTGCACCGGGCCGGACGTTCAGGTGAGTTGCTGCCGCCCGGCCACGGCTTCGGCCTGGGATTTGCCGTGCGACTGGAGGAGGGCGTGGCCGCACAGGCCGGCTCCAAGGGCCTGTACTTCTGGGGCGGCATAGCAGGCACTACCTTTTTTGTGGACCCGGCCAAAGACTTCTTTGCGCTGATGATGCTGCAGGCGCCCAACCAGCGGGACTATTACCGGCCTTTGTTCCGCAACCTGGTGTATGCGGCCCTGCTGGAATAA
- a CDS encoding M20 family peptidase, whose translation MKGIIVRPVIRKSLLIATTSLVLLAALLLLNTARHGSRQLQVAPVATPALDTAAAAQRLAGAVRIPTITYETPAQNSAAEFLQFHAYLAQQFPATHRVLQREVVNQHSLLYTWPGSDPTAKAVLLMAHQDVVPIAPGTEKNWQHPPFGGVVQDGFIWGRGAWDDKGNLMAMLEAVEAMASRGVQPRQTVYLAFGHDEEAGTRSGEDGARAIAALLRGRGVKLDFVLNEGLLVTQGMMQGLDSPVALVGIAEKGYMTLELHAHAAPGHSSMPHERTAIGSLAAAITRLEQQQMPAKIRDAAAQMFATVAPEFSGINRVLLSNLWLFEPLVRWQLERKPSAHAMLRTTTAPTVVHAGNKEQVLPGQADAWVNFRLLPGDTQQAVTRHAEHAIADTAIKVSGKGWEASPVSRTDSAAYRALNRSIREVFPTAVVAPGLMLGATDSRYMEDLTDNIYRFSPVRAQSQDLARFHGTDERVSVANYAEMIHFYQRLLINVADLGYTK comes from the coding sequence ATGAAAGGCATCATAGTGCGCCCCGTTATCCGCAAATCCCTGCTCATCGCCACCACCAGCCTGGTGCTGCTGGCCGCCCTGCTGTTGCTCAACACCGCGCGGCACGGCTCACGCCAACTGCAGGTCGCGCCGGTCGCGACCCCGGCACTGGACACGGCAGCCGCCGCCCAGCGCCTGGCCGGTGCGGTGCGTATACCCACCATCACCTACGAAACACCCGCACAGAACAGCGCGGCGGAATTTTTGCAGTTCCATGCCTACCTGGCGCAGCAGTTTCCTGCCACACACCGGGTGCTCCAGCGCGAAGTCGTCAACCAGCACAGCCTGCTCTACACCTGGCCGGGCAGTGACCCTACCGCCAAGGCGGTGCTGCTGATGGCGCACCAGGACGTGGTGCCGATTGCCCCCGGTACCGAAAAAAACTGGCAACACCCACCCTTTGGCGGCGTGGTGCAAGACGGCTTTATCTGGGGCCGCGGCGCCTGGGACGACAAAGGCAATCTGATGGCCATGCTGGAAGCGGTGGAGGCGATGGCCAGCCGGGGCGTGCAACCCCGGCAAACCGTCTACCTGGCCTTTGGCCACGACGAGGAGGCCGGTACGCGCAGTGGCGAAGACGGGGCCCGCGCCATCGCCGCGCTGCTGCGTGGGCGCGGCGTCAAGCTGGACTTTGTGCTGAACGAGGGGCTGCTGGTCACCCAGGGCATGATGCAGGGGCTGGACAGCCCGGTGGCGCTGGTGGGTATTGCCGAGAAGGGTTATATGACGCTGGAGCTGCATGCCCATGCGGCGCCGGGGCATTCGTCCATGCCACACGAACGCACGGCGATTGGCAGCCTGGCGGCCGCTATTACCCGGCTGGAGCAGCAACAAATGCCCGCCAAGATCCGCGATGCGGCGGCGCAGATGTTCGCCACCGTGGCGCCCGAGTTCAGCGGCATCAACCGCGTGTTGCTGAGCAACCTGTGGCTGTTTGAGCCCCTGGTGCGCTGGCAGCTGGAACGCAAACCCAGCGCCCACGCCATGCTGCGCACCACTACCGCACCCACTGTGGTGCACGCCGGCAACAAGGAACAGGTCTTGCCCGGCCAGGCCGATGCTTGGGTCAATTTCCGCCTGTTGCCGGGCGACACCCAACAGGCGGTGACCCGCCATGCCGAACACGCCATTGCCGACACTGCAATCAAGGTCTCGGGCAAGGGCTGGGAAGCCTCACCCGTCTCCCGCACCGACTCGGCCGCTTACCGCGCCCTCAACCGCAGCATCCGCGAGGTGTTTCCCACCGCGGTGGTCGCCCCCGGCCTGATGCTGGGCGCAACCGACTCGCGTTACATGGAGGATCTGACGGACAACATCTACCGCTTCTCGCCTGTGCGCGCGCAGAGCCAGGACCTGGCACGTTTCCACGGCACCGACGAGCGGGTGTCGGTGGCCAACTACGCGGAGATGATCCACTTCTACCAGCGCCTGCTTATCAATGTGGCAGACCTTGGGTATACAAAGTGA
- a CDS encoding Crp/Fnr family transcriptional regulator translates to MNTPTARINPGSNRAESPALASCSACTPDLDSLFAHTPGLATAWNRLPRRPLRKGEHLLQLGQPVSSMWRVEQGLLRMYYQSAQGTERNRSFHAEGHWLGAGAPPVATDSPYAIEALEDSLLAEVPYTLLQDLMAQYPTVRGTLQDTLDGIFARQNQRLSELLLLDAAERYQAFLDLYGDMADRLRLHHVASYLGITNVALSRIRRRGRG, encoded by the coding sequence GTGAACACGCCCACGGCGCGCATTAACCCAGGTTCAAACCGTGCAGAAAGTCCGGCACTGGCCAGTTGCTCGGCCTGCACGCCCGATCTGGACAGCCTGTTTGCCCACACACCCGGGCTGGCCACAGCCTGGAACCGCTTGCCGCGCCGCCCGTTGCGCAAAGGTGAACACCTTCTGCAACTGGGCCAGCCGGTCAGCAGCATGTGGCGTGTGGAGCAGGGCTTGTTGCGCATGTACTACCAAAGCGCCCAGGGCACCGAACGCAACCGATCCTTCCACGCCGAGGGCCATTGGCTGGGTGCCGGTGCACCGCCGGTAGCCACGGACAGCCCCTACGCCATCGAGGCGCTGGAAGACAGTCTGTTGGCCGAAGTGCCCTATACGCTGCTGCAAGACCTTATGGCCCAGTACCCCACCGTGCGTGGCACCCTGCAAGACACCTTGGATGGCATCTTCGCGCGGCAGAACCAGCGTTTGTCCGAGTTGCTGCTGCTCGATGCGGCTGAGCGTTACCAGGCCTTTTTGGATTTGTACGGCGACATGGCAGACCGCCTGCGCCTGCACCATGTGGCGAGTTACCTGGGGATCACCAATGTGGCGCTGTCGCGGATTCGGCGCAGGGGCAGGGGGTAG